The Equus caballus isolate H_3958 breed thoroughbred chromosome 13, TB-T2T, whole genome shotgun sequence genome includes a window with the following:
- the POLR2J gene encoding DNA-directed RNA polymerase II subunit RPB11-a, with translation MNAPPAFESFLLFEGEKKITINKDTKVPNACLFTINKEDHTLGNIIKSQLLKDPQVLFAGYKVPHPLEHKIIIRVQTTPDYSPQEAFTNAITDLISELSLLEERFRVAIKDKQEGIE, from the exons ATGAACGCCCCTCCCGCCTTTGAGTCGTTCCTGCTCTTCGAGGGCGAGAAGAA GATCACCATTAACAAGGACACCAAGGTGCCCAATGCCTGTCTGTTCACCATCAACAAAGAAGACCACACCCTGGGAAACATCATTAAATC ACAGCTGCTGAAGGACCCACAGGTGCTGTTTGCTGGCTACAAAGTCCCCCACCCCTTGGAGCACAAGATAATCATCCGCGTGCAGACCACACCAGACTACAGCCCCCAGGAGGCCTTCACCAATGCCATCACAGACCTCATCAGCGAGCTCTCCCTGCTGGAGGAGCGATTCCGG GTGGCCATCAAAGACAAGCAAGAAGGGATCGAATAG
- the RASA4B gene encoding ras GTPase-activating protein 4B isoform X2, translating to MAKRSSLSIRIVEGKNLPAKDITGSSDPYCIVKVDNEPIIRTATVWKTLCPFWGEEYQVYLSPSFHAVAFYVMDEDALSRDDVIGKVCLTRDILAAHPKGFSGWAHLAEVDPDEEVQGEIHLRLEVVRGTQACLLRCSVLEARDLAPKDRNGASDPFVRVRYNGRTQETSVVKKSCYPRWNETFEFELKEGAAEALCVEAWDWDLVSRNDFLGKVVVNVQRLWAAQQEEGWFRLQPDQSKSRREEGNLGSLQLEVRLRDETVLPSSCYQPLVQLLCREVKLGVQGPGQLIPLIEEMTSTECRQNVATNLLKLFLGQGLAKDFLDLLFQLELGRTSEANTLFRSNSLASKSMESFLKVAGMRYLHGVLGPIINKVFEEKKYVELDPSKVEVKDVGCSGLHRPQTEAEVLEQSAQTLRAHLGALLSALSRSVRACPAVVRATFRQLFRRVRERFPGAQHENLPFIAVTSFLCLRFFSPAIMAPKLFHLRERHADARTSRTLLLLAKAVQNVGNMDMQTSRAKEAWMEPLQPTVRQGVAQLKDFITKLVDIEEKEELDLQRALSLQAPPVKEGPLFIHRTKGKGPLMSSSFKKLHFSLTTEALSFAKTPSSKSVNELNQWLSALRKVSINNSGLLGSYHPGIFRGDKWSCCHQKDKTDLGCDKTRSRVTLQEWNDPLDHDLEAQLIYQHLLGLEAALREKHQELSAGAGAGSVPTGPGEAPEDPLAQLLQVLHDLREAHASSPAGSPPAEPTCLLPLQT from the exons CAGCAGTGACCCCTACTGCATCGTGAAGGTGGACAATGAGCCCATCATCAG GACAGCCACTGTGTGGAAAACGCTGTGCCCCTTCTGGGGCGAGGAGTATCAGGTGTACCTGTCGCCCAGCTTCCACGCCGTGGCCTTCTACGTCATGGATGAAGATGCCCTCAG CCGGGATGACGTTATCGGAAAGGTCTGCCTTACCAGGGACATCCTGGCTGCTCACCCGAAGG GTTTCAGCGGGTGGGCCCACCTGGCGGAGGTCGACCCCGACGAGGAGGTGCAGGGCGAGATCCACCTGCGGCTGGAGGTGGTGAGGGGGACCCAGGCCTGCCTGCTGCGCTGCTCTGTGCTGGAGGCCAG GGACCTAGCGCCCAAGGACCGGAATGGTGCCTCTGACCCCTTCGTCCGAGTGCGCTACAACGGCCGGACACAGGAGACCTCG GTCGTGAAGAAGTCATGCTACCCACGCTGGAACGAGACGTTCGAGTTTGAGCTCAAGGAGGGGGCTGCAGAGGCACTGTGCGTGGAGGCCTGGGACTGGGACCTCGTCAGCCGCAACGACTTCCTGGGCAAA gtGGTGGTCAATGTCCAGAGACTGTGGGCGGCCCAGCAGGAGGAGGGCTGGTTCCGGTTGCAGCCTGACCAGTCCAAGAGTCGGCGGGAAGA GGGCAACCTGGGCTCCTTGCAGCTGGAGGTGCGGCTGCGGGACGAGACGGTGCTGCCCTCTAGCTGCTACCAGCCcctggtgcagctgctgtgccGGGAGGTGAAGCTGGGCGTCCAG ggcccagggcagcTGATCCCACTCATTGAGGAGATGACGAGCACTGAGTGCCGCCAGAACGTGGCCACCAACTTGCTCAAGCTCttcctggggcaggggctggccaaAGACTTTCTGGACCTGCTCTTCCAGCTGGAGCTGGGTCGCACCA GTGAGGCCAACACCCTGTTCCGGAGCAACTCTCTGGCCTCCAAGTCCATGGAGTCTTTTCTGAAG GTGGCTGGGATGCGGTATTTGCACGGTGTCCTGGGCCCCATCATCAATAAGGTGTTTGAGGAGAAGAAGTACGTGGAGCTGGACCCCAGCAAAGTGGAGGTCAAGGATGTAGG GTGCTCGGGGCTGCACCGCCCGCAGACCGAGGCCGAGGTGCTGGAGCAGAGTGCGCAGACGCTGCGCGCCCACCTGGGGGCGCTGCTGAGCGCACTCAGCCGCTCGGTTCGCGCCTGCCCCGCGGTGGTCCGCGCCACCTTCCGCCAGCTCTTCCGGCGCGTGCGCGAGCGCTTCCCCGGCGCCCAGCACGAG AACCTGCCGTTCATCGCCGTCACCAGCTTCCTGTGCCTGCGCTTCTTCTCGCCCGCCATCATGGCGCCCAAGCTGTTCCACCTGCGGGAGCGGCACGCCGATGCCCGCACCAGCCGCACCCTGCTCCTGCTGGCCAAG GCGGTCCAGAACGTGGGCAACATGGACATGCAGACTTCCAGGGCCAAGGAGGCGTGGATGGAGCCGCTGCAGCCCACCGTGCGCCAGGGCGTGGCCCAGCTTAAGGACTTCATCACCAAGCTGGTGGACATCGAGGAGAAAGAGG AGCTCGACCTGCAGAGGGCGCTGAGCTTGCAGGCACCGCCAGTGAAGGAGGGACCACTCTTCATCCACAGGACCAAGGGCAAGGGCCCCCTCATGTCCTCCTCCTTCAAGAAGCTCCACTTCTCCCTCACCACCGAGGCCCTCAGCTTCGCCAAGACTCCCAGCTCCAAG AGTGTGAACGAGCTGAACCAGTGGCTGTCTGCGCTGCGGAAGGTGAGCATCAACAACTCGGGACTGCTGGGCTCCTACCACCCTGGCATCTTCCGCGGGGACAAGTGGAGCTGCTGTCACCAGAAGGACAAGACAG aTCTGGGCTGCGATAAGACCCGGTCACGGGTGACCCTGCAGGAGTGGAATGACCCCCTCGACCATGACCTGGAGGCCCAGCTCATCTACCAGCACCTGCTGGGCCTGGAGGCCGCACTGCG GGAAAAGCACCAGGAGCTGAGTGCAGGCGCAGGGGCAGGCTCTGTGCCCACCGGCCCTGGCGAAG CCCCCGAGGACCCCCTGGCTCAGCTGCTCCAGGTGCTGCACGACCTCCGGGAGGCCCATGCATCCAGCCCAGCCGGCTCACCGCCCGCAGAACCCACCTGCCTCCTGCCGCTGCAGACGTGA
- the RASA4B gene encoding ras GTPase-activating protein 4B isoform X1 → MAKRSSLSIRIVEGKNLPAKDITGSSDPYCIVKVDNEPIIRTATVWKTLCPFWGEEYQVYLSPSFHAVAFYVMDEDALSRDDVIGKVCLTRDILAAHPKGFSGWAHLAEVDPDEEVQGEIHLRLEVVRGTQACLLRCSVLEARDLAPKDRNGASDPFVRVRYNGRTQETSVVKKSCYPRWNETFEFELKEGAAEALCVEAWDWDLVSRNDFLGKVVVNVQRLWAAQQEEGWFRLQPDQSKSRREEGNLGSLQLEVRLRDETVLPSSCYQPLVQLLCREVKLGVQGPGQLIPLIEEMTSTECRQNVATNLLKLFLGQGLAKDFLDLLFQLELGRTSEANTLFRSNSLASKSMESFLKVAGMRYLHGVLGPIINKVFEEKKYVELDPSKVEVKDVGCSGLHRPQTEAEVLEQSAQTLRAHLGALLSALSRSVRACPAVVRATFRQLFRRVRERFPGAQHENLPFIAVTSFLCLRFFSPAIMAPKLFHLRERHADARTSRTLLLLAKAVQNVGNMDMQTSRAKEAWMEPLQPTVRQGVAQLKDFITKLVDIEEKEELDLQRALSLQAPPVKEGPLFIHRTKGKGPLMSSSFKKLHFSLTTEALSFAKTPSSKKSTLIKLANIRAAEKVEEKSFSSSHVMQVIYTDDTGQLQTAYLQCKSVNELNQWLSALRKVSINNSGLLGSYHPGIFRGDKWSCCHQKDKTDLGCDKTRSRVTLQEWNDPLDHDLEAQLIYQHLLGLEAALREKHQELSAGAGAGSVPTGPGEAPEDPLAQLLQVLHDLREAHASSPAGSPPAEPTCLLPLQT, encoded by the exons CAGCAGTGACCCCTACTGCATCGTGAAGGTGGACAATGAGCCCATCATCAG GACAGCCACTGTGTGGAAAACGCTGTGCCCCTTCTGGGGCGAGGAGTATCAGGTGTACCTGTCGCCCAGCTTCCACGCCGTGGCCTTCTACGTCATGGATGAAGATGCCCTCAG CCGGGATGACGTTATCGGAAAGGTCTGCCTTACCAGGGACATCCTGGCTGCTCACCCGAAGG GTTTCAGCGGGTGGGCCCACCTGGCGGAGGTCGACCCCGACGAGGAGGTGCAGGGCGAGATCCACCTGCGGCTGGAGGTGGTGAGGGGGACCCAGGCCTGCCTGCTGCGCTGCTCTGTGCTGGAGGCCAG GGACCTAGCGCCCAAGGACCGGAATGGTGCCTCTGACCCCTTCGTCCGAGTGCGCTACAACGGCCGGACACAGGAGACCTCG GTCGTGAAGAAGTCATGCTACCCACGCTGGAACGAGACGTTCGAGTTTGAGCTCAAGGAGGGGGCTGCAGAGGCACTGTGCGTGGAGGCCTGGGACTGGGACCTCGTCAGCCGCAACGACTTCCTGGGCAAA gtGGTGGTCAATGTCCAGAGACTGTGGGCGGCCCAGCAGGAGGAGGGCTGGTTCCGGTTGCAGCCTGACCAGTCCAAGAGTCGGCGGGAAGA GGGCAACCTGGGCTCCTTGCAGCTGGAGGTGCGGCTGCGGGACGAGACGGTGCTGCCCTCTAGCTGCTACCAGCCcctggtgcagctgctgtgccGGGAGGTGAAGCTGGGCGTCCAG ggcccagggcagcTGATCCCACTCATTGAGGAGATGACGAGCACTGAGTGCCGCCAGAACGTGGCCACCAACTTGCTCAAGCTCttcctggggcaggggctggccaaAGACTTTCTGGACCTGCTCTTCCAGCTGGAGCTGGGTCGCACCA GTGAGGCCAACACCCTGTTCCGGAGCAACTCTCTGGCCTCCAAGTCCATGGAGTCTTTTCTGAAG GTGGCTGGGATGCGGTATTTGCACGGTGTCCTGGGCCCCATCATCAATAAGGTGTTTGAGGAGAAGAAGTACGTGGAGCTGGACCCCAGCAAAGTGGAGGTCAAGGATGTAGG GTGCTCGGGGCTGCACCGCCCGCAGACCGAGGCCGAGGTGCTGGAGCAGAGTGCGCAGACGCTGCGCGCCCACCTGGGGGCGCTGCTGAGCGCACTCAGCCGCTCGGTTCGCGCCTGCCCCGCGGTGGTCCGCGCCACCTTCCGCCAGCTCTTCCGGCGCGTGCGCGAGCGCTTCCCCGGCGCCCAGCACGAG AACCTGCCGTTCATCGCCGTCACCAGCTTCCTGTGCCTGCGCTTCTTCTCGCCCGCCATCATGGCGCCCAAGCTGTTCCACCTGCGGGAGCGGCACGCCGATGCCCGCACCAGCCGCACCCTGCTCCTGCTGGCCAAG GCGGTCCAGAACGTGGGCAACATGGACATGCAGACTTCCAGGGCCAAGGAGGCGTGGATGGAGCCGCTGCAGCCCACCGTGCGCCAGGGCGTGGCCCAGCTTAAGGACTTCATCACCAAGCTGGTGGACATCGAGGAGAAAGAGG AGCTCGACCTGCAGAGGGCGCTGAGCTTGCAGGCACCGCCAGTGAAGGAGGGACCACTCTTCATCCACAGGACCAAGGGCAAGGGCCCCCTCATGTCCTCCTCCTTCAAGAAGCTCCACTTCTCCCTCACCACCGAGGCCCTCAGCTTCGCCAAGACTCCCAGCTCCAAG AAAAGCACCCTCATCAAGCTTGCCAACATCCGGGCAGCAGAAAAGGTGGAGGAGAAGAGCTTCAGCAGCTCACATGTCATGCAGGTTATCTACACAGACGACACTGGCCAGCTGCAGACAGCCTACCTGCAGTGCAAG AGTGTGAACGAGCTGAACCAGTGGCTGTCTGCGCTGCGGAAGGTGAGCATCAACAACTCGGGACTGCTGGGCTCCTACCACCCTGGCATCTTCCGCGGGGACAAGTGGAGCTGCTGTCACCAGAAGGACAAGACAG aTCTGGGCTGCGATAAGACCCGGTCACGGGTGACCCTGCAGGAGTGGAATGACCCCCTCGACCATGACCTGGAGGCCCAGCTCATCTACCAGCACCTGCTGGGCCTGGAGGCCGCACTGCG GGAAAAGCACCAGGAGCTGAGTGCAGGCGCAGGGGCAGGCTCTGTGCCCACCGGCCCTGGCGAAG CCCCCGAGGACCCCCTGGCTCAGCTGCTCCAGGTGCTGCACGACCTCCGGGAGGCCCATGCATCCAGCCCAGCCGGCTCACCGCCCGCAGAACCCACCTGCCTCCTGCCGCTGCAGACGTGA